Below is a genomic region from Sphingopyxis terrae subsp. terrae NBRC 15098.
GTGCCGCTCGGCATCAATATCGGCGCGAACAAGGACAGCGCCGACCGTATCGCCGACTATGCGAAGGGCACGGCGGCCATGGCGCCGCTCGCCGACTATCTGACCGTCAATATTTCTTCACCCAACACGCCGGGCCTGCGTGCCTTGCAGGATCGCGGCGCGCTCGAGGCGCTGCTCGACGGCGTCGCGGCGGCGCAGCCCGCGGGAGCGGCCAAGCCCGTCTTCCTGAAGGTTGCGCCCGATCTCGAACCCGCCGACATCGACGATATCGTCGCGGTGGCGATCGACAAGCGCCTCGCCGCGATCATCGTGTCGAACACCACGATCACGCGCCCGCCGCTCGCCTCGCGCCACGCGGACGAAGCGGGGGGGCTATCGGGCGCGCCGCTTCACGATCTTGCGCTGCAGCGCCTGCGCGACTTTCGCCGGGCAAGCGGCGGAACAGTGCCGCTGATCGGCGTCGGCGGTATCGCCAATGCCGATCAGGCCTGGGCGCGCATCCGCGCAGGCGCCAGCCTGATCCAGATCTATTCGGCGATGGTGTTCGAAGGGCCGGGGCTGGCCGCACGCATCGCGCACGGCCTCGAAGCTCGCGCCGCGCGCGACGGCTTTGCGCGGGTCAGCGACGCGGTGGGCGCCGACGCCTGACGCGCTCGCGCCGACGGGCGAGGGGAGACGGGCGGGGGGAACAGGGCTTGCACTCGACAGACCCCCGCGCCAATGTCGCGCCCATGCTTAAACGACTCTTTGCTGTCTTCAGCCTCTTCGTCCTTGCCGTTCCGTCGCTTGCCGCGGCGCAGGGCGTCACCTCGTCGGCCGACCCGCGCGCGACCGAGGCGGGGCGAGAGATATTGCATCAGGGCGGATCGGCGGCTGACGCCGCGATTGCCATGGTCGCGGTGCTCACCCTCGTCGAACCGCAATCGAGCGGCATCGGCGGCGGCGGCTTCATGGTCTATCACAATGCCAAGGACGACAGCATCTCGACCATCGACGGCCGCGAAAAGGCGCCGGCGGCGGCGAAGGGCGACCGCTTCCTCGGCCCCGACGGCAAGCCGCGCGGCTTCATGGACGTCGTGCCGGGCGGCTTGTCGGTCGGCGTTCCGGGCAATGTCCGCCTGATGGAAATGGCGCACAAGAAATGGGGCAAGCTCGAATGGAAGGCGCTGTTCCAGCCCGCGATCAAACTGGCCGAGGACGGGTATAAGGTCACGCCCGCGCTCTACACCTGGCTCGAGCAATTCCAGCCGGTGTGGAAGGATTTCCCGGCCGCCCGCGCCATCTATTATGTCGACGGCAAACCCGCGCCCGTCGGCACCGTGATCCGGAACCCCGCCTATGCCGCCATCCTGCGCGACATTGCGGCGCGCGGCCCCGAAGCCTTTTATGCGGGCGCCAATGCCAAGGCGATCAGCGACGCGGTGGCCAAGGCGCCGCGCAATCAGGCGCAGCTCACGCTCAAGGATCTCGCCGCCTATCAGGCGAAGGAACGCCCGGCGGTCTGCACCACCTATCGCATCTACAAAGTGTGCGGCATGGGGCCGCCCTCGTCGGGCGCGACGACCGTCTTCGGCATCCTCGGCATGCTCGAGGGTTATGACATGAAGGCGATGGGCAAAGATAATCCGATGAGCTGGCACCTGCTGGCCGAAGCGATGCAACTCGCCTATGCCGACCGCGCGGCCTATCTCGGCGACGCCGATTTCGTCGATGTGCCGGTGAAAGGCCTGCTCGACAAAGGCTATCTGGCCGAACGCCGCCAGCTCATCTCGCCCTATGGCGCCGCTGGCCATTATGAACCCGGCACGCCGCCGGGCGCGAAGCCGCGCGCTGCCGCGCCGCCGATTCCCGAACATGGCACGACGCATTTCGTCGTCGCCGACAAGGACGGCAATGTCGTCTCGATGA
It encodes:
- the ggt gene encoding gamma-glutamyltransferase, whose translation is MLKRLFAVFSLFVLAVPSLAAAQGVTSSADPRATEAGREILHQGGSAADAAIAMVAVLTLVEPQSSGIGGGGFMVYHNAKDDSISTIDGREKAPAAAKGDRFLGPDGKPRGFMDVVPGGLSVGVPGNVRLMEMAHKKWGKLEWKALFQPAIKLAEDGYKVTPALYTWLEQFQPVWKDFPAARAIYYVDGKPAPVGTVIRNPAYAAILRDIAARGPEAFYAGANAKAISDAVAKAPRNQAQLTLKDLAAYQAKERPAVCTTYRIYKVCGMGPPSSGATTVFGILGMLEGYDMKAMGKDNPMSWHLLAEAMQLAYADRAAYLGDADFVDVPVKGLLDKGYLAERRQLISPYGAAGHYEPGTPPGAKPRAAAPPIPEHGTTHFVVADKDGNVVSMTSTVESIFGSQLIANGYFLNNELTDFDFVPVKDGQPTANRVEAGKRPLSSMSPTIVYGPDGKVILAVGSAGGKRIIMHVTKTLIGVLDWGLSAQDAMELPNIFFGQQGVLIENDDLGKAIAAKMKPFGYSFTPTDLGSKLNAIERVGDGWRGAADPRGPGTSSVDGAPAQN
- a CDS encoding quinone-dependent dihydroorotate dehydrogenase, coding for MSLFASAADAAYGLVRPVVHATDGEAAHNLTLAALQPLPRARRALTSPVLATELAGLHFPNPVGLAPGFDKDARVAHAMPHFGFGFVEVGTLTPLPQDGNPRPRLFRLVEDRAVVNRMGFNNGGQAKAADRIACLRRYGLPVPLGINIGANKDSADRIADYAKGTAAMAPLADYLTVNISSPNTPGLRALQDRGALEALLDGVAAAQPAGAAKPVFLKVAPDLEPADIDDIVAVAIDKRLAAIIVSNTTITRPPLASRHADEAGGLSGAPLHDLALQRLRDFRRASGGTVPLIGVGGIANADQAWARIRAGASLIQIYSAMVFEGPGLAARIAHGLEARAARDGFARVSDAVGADA